The sequence CATGTGAAAAATGTAAAGGACAAGGCTGCTATAAAGGATTAGAGTCTATTAAAATTAACATTCCAAAAGGTATTGATGATGGAGAAAGGTTAAGAATTAGAAATTTAGGTCATGATGGTACAAGCGGTGGAAAAAGCGGAGACCTGATAATAAGATTTAAACTGGTTGAAAATGTTTTTAAAAAAGTGGGCAATGATTTGTATCTAAAATTAAAATTACAAAAGCCATTGGAAGAGTATGAAATTCTGAGAATTAAAACAATAACAGATGAGATTTTAGAGTTAAAAATTCCAAGGGAAGAACAATTACCTCTAACTTTAAAAATTCCAAAGGAAGGCTATATAGACAAATCTGGAAATAGAGGGGATTTATACATTTATATTTTTTAAAGGTATACCTTGGGGTGAGAAATTAGCGGTTTTTATAAAATTTAAACATGAGATCCTTCGACCCTAGGCCTCAGAATTACAAAGAACGACCCTATGGTGTCATTCTTCAGCCGGCGAAGAATCTCCTGTTTTCTTTTCAAATCAAAAATCCAAAGAGGAGATCCTTCAGACTTAGGTCCTCAGGACAGAAAAAGGTAATAATGCTTAATCAAAACATTCCCGGTGGTTTTCCTTTTGATACTATAAGTCTTTCTACTGGTTGTCCTTCAATTATATGCTTTTGAACTATCTCCTCTACGTCAGCTGGAGTAACGTTTCCATACCAGATAGCATCAGGATATACAACTACATTTGGACCAAACATACATGGACCTAAGCAACCTGTTGCAGTTACTGCCATTTTGTTAAAAAGTCCTTTTGTCATTAATGCTTCTTGGAATTTCATAAAAATTTGGTCAGAGCCCTTATCACCACAAGATGGCA comes from Sulfurihydrogenibium sp. and encodes:
- a CDS encoding (2Fe-2S) ferredoxin domain-containing protein, with translation MSEFRHVFVCMQRKPPGMPSCGDKGSDQIFMKFQEALMTKGLFNKMAVTATGCLGPCMFGPNVVVYPDAIWYGNVTPADVEEIVQKHIIEGQPVERLIVSKGKPPGMF